A window of Asterias rubens chromosome 22, eAstRub1.3, whole genome shotgun sequence contains these coding sequences:
- the LOC117305158 gene encoding zinc finger protein 850-like isoform X3: MNHHRVHTGEKPFACDICGTDFSRKTSLICHLRVHTGEKPFACDICGKAFSQRNSLTDHHRVHTGEKPFACDICGTDFSQKTSLIRHLRVHTGEKPFACEICGKAFSHKNILMNHHRVHNGEKPFACDICGTVFSRKTSLISHLRVHTGEKPFACDICGKAFSQKNSLTGHHRIHTGEKPFACDICGANFSQKTSLIRHLRVHTGEKPFACEICGKAFSHKSILTGHHRVHNGENSFACDICGTDFSRKTSLICHLRVHTGEKPFACDIWRKACSHKSSLTDHHRVHTGEKPSVCDICGKACSNKNSVTDHHRVHTGEKPFVCDICGKAFSNKSSLTDHHRVHTGEKPFCCDFCGKAFPVISSLTRHMRTHTGEKPFCCDFCGKAFPVNSSLTRHMRTHTGEKPFVCDTCGEAFSHKSSLTDHHSVHTGEKPFCCDFCGKAFPVKSSLTRHMRTHTGEKPFVCDTCGEAFSQKSSLTDHHSVHTGEKPFCCDFCGKAFPVKSSLTRHMRTHTREKPFVCDTCGEAFSQKSSLTDHHSVHTGEKPFCCDFCDLNFQKTIGISTLENRRIVCDICEETFSQQHEMADHKPVHTGEKPFVCDICGADFSQKTSLICHLRVHTGETPFVCDICGKAFFKKSNLSSHQRSHTGEKPFACDICGKAFSHKCSLTDHHRFHTGEKTIVCKICGKAFSKKSNLSSHQRSHTGEKPFVCDVCGKAYSTKRGMIDHKRVHTGERPFVCVICGLDFSSKNTLIRHMRTHTGKKPFACEICGKAFSYKSSLTDHHRVHTGEKPFACDSCGKAFSNKKSLTDHHRVHTGEKLFVCDICGVDFSRNTSLIRHLTGHTGEKPFACDICGKTFSHKNILMNHYRVHTGEKPFACDICGKAFSHKNSLTNHHRVHTGEKPFVCDICGKAFSRKDCLSLHQRIHSGGKSL; the protein is encoded by the exons ATGAACCATCAcagagtccacactggagagaaaccatttgcttgtgacatttgtggaacaGATTTTTCAAGGAAAACCAGCCTCATCTGCCACCTgagagtccacactggagagaaaccatttgcttgTGACATTTGCGGAAAAGCCTTTTCTCAGAGAAACAGTCTAACTGACCATCAcagagtccacactggagagaaaccatttgcttgtgacatttgtgggaCAGATTTTTCACAGAAAACCAGCCTTATCCGTCACCTgagagtccacactggagagaaaccatttgcttgTGAAATTTGTGGGAAAGCATTTTCTCATAAAAACATTCTAATGAACCATCACAGAGTCCACaatggagagaaaccatttgcttgtgacatttgtggaacaGTTTTTTCAAGGAAAACCAGCCTCATCTCCCACCTgagagtccacactggagaaaaaCCATTTGCTTGTGACATTTGCGGAAAAGCCTTTTCTCAGAAAAACAGTCTAACTGGCCATCACAgaatccacactggagagaaaccatttgcttgtgacatttgtggggcaaatttttcacagaaaacCAGCCTTATCCGTCACCTgagagtccacactggagagaaaccatttgcttgTGAAATTTGTGGGAAAGCATTTTCTCATAAAAGCATTCTAACTGGTCATCACAGAGTCCACAATGGAGAGAATTCATttgcttgtgacatttgtggaacaGATTTTTCAAGGAAAACCAGCCTCATCTGTCACCTGAGAgttcacactggagagaaaccatttgcttgTGACATTTGGAGAAAAGCCTGTTCACATAAGAGCAGTCTTACTGACCATCACAGAgttcacactggagagaaaccatctgtttgtgacatttgcggAAAAGCCTGTTCAAATAAGAACAGTGTTACTGACCATCAcagagtccacactggagagaaaccatttgtatGTGACATTTGCGGAAAAGCCTTTTCAAATAAGAGCAGTCTTACTGACCATCAcagagtccacactggagagaaaccattttgttgtgatttttgtGGGAAAGCATTTCCTGTTATATCCTCCCTTACTCGACACATGAGAacccacactggagagaaaccattttgtTGTGACTTTTGTGGGAAAGCATTTCCTGTTAATTCCTCCCTTACCCGACACATGAGAacccacactggagagaaaccatttgtttgtgacacttgtggGGAAGCCTTTTCACACAAGAGCAGTCTTACTGACCATCACAGTGTCCACACCggagagaaaccattttgtTGCGACTTTTGTGGGAAAGCATTTCCTGTTAAATCCTCTCTTACTCGACACATGAGAacccacactggagagaaaccatttgtttgtgacacttgtggGGAAGCCTTTTCACAGAAGAGCAGTCTTACTGACCATCACAGTGTCCACACCggagagaaaccattttgtTGTGACTTTTGTGGGAAAGCATTTCCTGTTAAATCCTCTCTTACCCGACACATGAGAACCCACACccgagagaaaccatttgtttgtgacacttgtggGGAAGCCTTTTCACAGAAGAGCAGTCTTACTGACCATCACAGTGTCCACACGggagagaaaccattttgtTGTGACTTTTGTG ATTTGAATTTTCAGAAGACCATCGGCATATCCACACTGGAGAACAGAAGgattgtttgtgacatttgcgAAGAAACCTTTTCACAGCAGCATGAAATGGCAGACCATAAGcctgtccacactggagagaaaccatttgtttgtgacatttgtggggCAGATTTTTCACAGAAAACCAGCCTCATCTGCCACCTgagagtccacactggagagacaccatttgtttgtgacatttgtggaaaagcattttttaaaaagagcaaTTTAAGTAGTCACCAAAGAAgtcacactggagagaaaccatttgcttgTGACATTTGCGGAAAAGCGTTTTCTCATAAATGCAGTCTAACTGACCATCACAGATTCCACACTGgagaaaaaacaattgtttgtaaaatttgtgGGAAAGCATTTTCTAAAAAGAGCAATTTAAGTAGTCACCAAAGAAgtcacactggagagaaaccatttgtttgtgacgttTGTGGAAAAGCTTATTCGACTAAACGTGGAATGATAGACCATaagcgtgtccacactggagaaagaccatttgtttgtgttatttgtGGATTAGATTTttcaagtaaaaacaccctgaTTCGCCACATGAGAACCCACACTGGAAAGAAACCTTTTGCTTGTGAAATTTGTGGGAAAGCCTTTTCTTATAAAAGTAGTCTAACGGACCATCAcagagtccacactggagaaaaaCCATTTGCTTGTGACAGTTGTGGAAAAGCCTTTTCTAACAAAAAAAGTCTAACTGACCATCAtagagtccacactggagagaaactatttgtttgtgacatttgtggagtagatttttcaagGAACACCAGCCTTATTCGTCACCTGACAggccacactggagagaaaccatttgcttgtgacatttgtgggaaAACATTTTCTCATAAAAACATTCTAATGAACCATTAcagagtccacactggagagaaaccatttgcttgtgacatttgtggaaaagccttttctcacaaaaaCAGTCTAACTAACCATCAcagagtccacactggagagaaaccatttgtttgtgacatctGTGGGAAAGCATTTTCTCGAAAGGACTGTTTAAGTCTTCACCAGAGAATCCACTCTGGAGGAAAGTCATTGTGA